A genomic segment from Candidatus Hydrogenedentota bacterium encodes:
- the galK gene encoding galactokinase: MDPARIKKAFRQAFPDAAEPFVCMAPGRVNIIGEHTDYNGLPVLPMTIDRRIGIACAIRTDARIRVRAAAPDYPPCEFENGPAIPPSPSGAWENYCKAAVEGLNRHFQTRSFPGMDLFVEGTIPMSAGLSSSSALVVACSLAYLRCLGKTLEKDITRLALASLLAEAEQYVGTRGGGMDQAIILNGDAGAACKIDFFPLRIQRVPLPSGHVFVVCHSLVKAEKTGEALHLYNAGPRLCRLITAMAAKTISRQFGTNVVIERLADLWNGHLCLTSSEVAALFDETFPAGRTSLADAADYLGTTVERIREHWLGDLREPPDGFALKARARHQLTEYQRVEAARDAFLADDAETLGELMNASHESCARDYAISCPELDMLVATAREAGALGSRLTGAGFGGCTVSLVAKDRVGDFMKSIQSRYYETFMAARPRLDLREPMFVAQAAPGAGYFD; this comes from the coding sequence CGAACACACGGATTACAACGGCCTGCCCGTGCTTCCCATGACGATTGACCGACGGATTGGGATAGCCTGCGCGATTCGCACGGACGCCCGCATCCGTGTCCGCGCGGCGGCGCCGGACTATCCGCCGTGTGAATTCGAGAACGGTCCCGCCATTCCGCCGTCGCCTTCCGGCGCATGGGAAAATTACTGCAAAGCCGCCGTGGAAGGCTTGAACCGGCATTTTCAGACGCGGTCCTTTCCCGGCATGGACCTTTTCGTCGAGGGAACGATTCCGATGTCGGCGGGTCTCAGTTCCTCTTCGGCGCTGGTTGTGGCGTGTTCGTTGGCCTACCTGCGTTGTCTTGGCAAGACGCTGGAAAAGGACATCACCCGGCTGGCGCTTGCGAGCCTGCTGGCGGAGGCGGAACAGTATGTCGGCACCCGCGGCGGCGGCATGGATCAGGCCATCATCCTGAACGGGGACGCCGGAGCGGCCTGCAAGATTGATTTCTTCCCGCTACGTATCCAGCGCGTGCCCCTGCCGTCCGGCCATGTGTTCGTTGTGTGCCATTCGCTGGTCAAGGCCGAAAAGACAGGCGAAGCGCTGCACTTGTACAACGCCGGTCCTCGCCTGTGCCGCCTGATAACCGCCATGGCCGCCAAAACAATCAGCCGACAGTTCGGCACAAACGTCGTTATCGAACGACTGGCCGATTTATGGAACGGACATCTGTGCCTGACGTCTTCCGAGGTTGCCGCCCTGTTCGATGAAACCTTCCCGGCCGGGCGAACCTCCCTTGCCGATGCCGCAGACTACCTGGGCACCACGGTCGAACGGATCCGGGAGCATTGGCTGGGCGATCTTCGAGAGCCGCCGGACGGTTTCGCGTTGAAGGCCCGCGCACGGCATCAACTGACCGAATACCAGCGCGTGGAAGCCGCGCGCGATGCGTTTCTTGCGGACGATGCCGAAACCCTGGGCGAACTGATGAACGCCTCGCACGAAAGCTGCGCGCGCGATTACGCCATCAGTTGCCCCGAACTCGACATGCTCGTCGCCACGGCCCGCGAGGCCGGCGCGCTTGGATCGCGTTTGACCGGCGCCGGTTTCGGCGGATGCACCGTCAGCCTTGTCGCCAAAGATCGTGTCGGGGATTTCATGAAGTCCATCCAATCCCGCTATTACGAGACCTTTATGGCCGCCCGGCCCCGGTTAGACCTGCGAGAGCCCATGTTCGTCGCACAGGCCGCCCCCGGCGCGGGATACTTCGACTAA